One Legionella hackeliae DNA segment encodes these proteins:
- a CDS encoding alpha/beta hydrolase, which produces MKLPLWFKIYRSSLSITSYALPNVAGVLSAKHFLTPTRHARPHWEKNLINTGEEKFLACQVKSWSWGRGPKILLVHGWDGRGSQLGFFVEPLVSAGFQVIAIDGPAHGDSPGKRTNLGEFSRTLLAIQQELGEFYGIIAHSFGCPVSMLAVDRGFAVDKLVLIASPCNLQGIFDHFTAFMKLSSASRHHFQSYIEKEAALKVNDVNLNEIICRIQKPILIVHDKQDTEVSYKEALKLTETLDAYESFFTEGLGHRRILKSEQVLNKIVDFCAQPTHQP; this is translated from the coding sequence ATGAAATTACCCCTATGGTTTAAGATTTATCGCTCTAGTCTATCTATTACTAGCTATGCCTTACCTAATGTGGCGGGGGTTCTCAGTGCAAAACATTTTTTAACCCCGACAAGACACGCACGACCTCATTGGGAAAAGAATCTTATTAATACTGGAGAAGAAAAATTTCTCGCCTGCCAGGTTAAGTCGTGGTCCTGGGGAAGGGGACCTAAAATTTTATTAGTCCATGGCTGGGATGGGCGAGGCAGTCAGCTCGGTTTTTTCGTTGAGCCTCTTGTTTCCGCAGGGTTTCAAGTGATAGCCATTGACGGACCAGCACATGGGGATTCCCCTGGTAAAAGAACCAATCTAGGTGAGTTTTCCCGAACTTTGCTAGCTATTCAGCAAGAACTAGGAGAATTTTACGGAATAATAGCTCATTCTTTTGGCTGTCCAGTTTCTATGTTAGCTGTTGATAGAGGATTTGCCGTTGATAAACTTGTTTTGATTGCTTCCCCTTGCAATTTACAGGGCATCTTTGATCATTTTACCGCCTTCATGAAGCTCTCTTCTGCATCACGACATCATTTTCAGTCCTACATTGAAAAAGAGGCTGCACTTAAAGTGAATGATGTCAATTTAAATGAAATTATTTGTCGCATTCAAAAACCTATCCTCATTGTTCATGATAAGCAAGATACAGAAGTCTCTTACAAAGAAGCCTTAAAACTGACGGAAACCTTAGACGCTTACGAATCTTTTTTTACAGAAGGTTTAGGGCATCGACGAATATTAAAATCCGAACAAGTACTCAATAAAATAGTCGATTTTTGTGCCCAACCTACTCATCAGCCTTAA
- a CDS encoding DMT family transporter: protein MWLVFAVTAALLWGLNYSLAEKVLRSISPLTLLALEMLAGALVFSLLAYFTTFKKDLALLLSDSYVLWLTILEVIIVLAASFFIVYSIHFKNATLAGIIELIYPLFIILFTWLLFGENHVDMSVIIGGIMIFIGVLMISIR, encoded by the coding sequence ATGTGGTTAGTCTTTGCTGTAACAGCTGCATTACTATGGGGATTGAATTACTCACTGGCAGAAAAAGTACTCCGAAGCATCTCTCCATTGACTTTACTAGCCTTGGAAATGTTAGCCGGTGCCCTTGTGTTTTCGCTTTTGGCTTATTTCACCACCTTTAAGAAAGATTTGGCGTTGCTGCTAAGCGACTCTTATGTGTTATGGCTGACAATCCTGGAAGTTATTATTGTCCTTGCAGCAAGCTTTTTTATTGTCTATTCCATTCATTTTAAAAATGCCACATTAGCAGGCATTATCGAATTAATTTACCCCTTATTTATCATTCTTTTTACCTGGCTACTTTTTGGGGAAAATCATGTGGATATGTCCGTAATCATTGGAGGTATCATGATTTTTATTGGAGTATTGATGATTAGTATTCGTTAG
- a CDS encoding EscU/YscU/HrcU family type III secretion system export apparatus switch protein, whose translation MKKDKTKAVALHYDGKSAPKVTAKGEGFIAEQIIKIAKEHGIPLQQDTKLTELLAQVELNKEIPRSLYVAVAQLLAFLCYINEKTPQDYQ comes from the coding sequence ATGAAGAAAGACAAGACTAAAGCTGTAGCCTTACATTATGATGGTAAATCAGCACCTAAAGTAACCGCAAAAGGCGAAGGGTTCATTGCCGAGCAAATTATTAAAATTGCAAAAGAACATGGCATTCCCCTGCAGCAAGACACAAAACTAACAGAGCTTTTGGCTCAGGTAGAATTAAATAAAGAAATTCCACGAAGTCTCTATGTTGCTGTCGCCCAGTTATTAGCTTTTCTTTGTTATATCAATGAGAAGACCCCTCAGGATTATCAGTAA
- a CDS encoding acyl-CoA dehydrogenase family protein, with protein sequence MDDLLFLDEQLHDDERMIRDSVSRFVNQDVIPLMADAFEHGEFPRQLIKKSADLGLLGLTLPAEYGGAEASYVSYGLVCQELERGDSGLRSFVSVQSSLCMYPIFRFGSEEQRKRFLPAMAAGEIIGCFGLTEPDSGSDPASMRTHAKKVEGGWRLNGAKMWITNAPIANIAIVWAKTEAGIRGFIVERDFKGFSTPEIKQKMSLRASITGEIVLEDVFVPDENLLPASDKGLGAALSCLSQARYGIAWGAMGAAMACFDITRDYLLERKQFDKPLASFQLIQKDLATMYTEIIKAQCLNLQIGRLKDQHRETPVMISLAKGNACREALNIARMCRNLLGGNGISLEYHIIRHVLNLESVFTYEGTDNVHTLVLGRHITGINAFG encoded by the coding sequence GTGGACGACTTGTTATTTCTTGATGAACAATTGCACGATGATGAGCGCATGATTCGCGACAGCGTTTCGCGTTTTGTAAATCAAGATGTTATACCCTTAATGGCTGACGCCTTTGAGCATGGTGAATTCCCTCGTCAATTAATAAAAAAATCAGCAGATTTGGGACTATTGGGATTAACTTTACCCGCAGAATATGGTGGGGCTGAGGCATCTTATGTGTCTTATGGTCTGGTCTGTCAGGAGTTAGAGAGAGGGGATAGTGGTTTACGTAGTTTTGTCTCCGTACAAAGCTCGCTTTGTATGTATCCTATTTTCCGTTTTGGCAGTGAAGAACAACGGAAACGCTTTTTGCCAGCAATGGCAGCGGGTGAAATTATTGGTTGCTTTGGTTTAACAGAACCAGATTCAGGGTCTGATCCTGCAAGTATGCGCACCCATGCTAAAAAAGTGGAAGGTGGTTGGCGTCTTAATGGGGCCAAGATGTGGATTACAAATGCTCCTATTGCTAATATCGCAATTGTGTGGGCTAAAACCGAAGCTGGCATACGTGGTTTTATTGTTGAAAGAGATTTTAAGGGATTTAGTACCCCTGAAATTAAACAAAAAATGTCATTGCGTGCCTCTATTACAGGGGAAATCGTATTGGAAGATGTCTTTGTTCCCGACGAAAATCTGTTACCCGCCAGTGATAAAGGCTTGGGGGCTGCCTTAAGTTGCCTTAGTCAAGCTCGTTATGGTATTGCCTGGGGTGCTATGGGTGCTGCAATGGCCTGTTTTGATATCACGCGAGACTATTTACTCGAGCGCAAACAATTCGATAAGCCATTGGCTTCTTTTCAATTGATTCAAAAAGATTTAGCCACGATGTATACGGAAATTATTAAAGCGCAATGTCTGAATTTGCAGATTGGTCGTTTAAAAGATCAACATCGCGAAACTCCCGTTATGATTTCGCTTGCCAAAGGAAATGCGTGTCGCGAAGCGTTAAATATAGCGCGTATGTGCCGTAATTTATTGGGTGGTAATGGTATTAGTCTTGAATATCATATTATTCGTCACGTGCTTAATTTGGAATCGGTCTTTACCTACGAAGGCACTGATAATGTGCATACCTTAGTTTTAGGGCGTCATATTACAGGTATTAATGCTTTTGGTTAG
- a CDS encoding chitinase: MNGISIMRKSLCLLLSIFCTTSLYAKGALPLFSPYADITINTYWEPETQNMEPMDLATIATENGIKAYHLAFITDGGSCQPAWGGQANYSLDSQWGKRLTDRLEQNGVDVAVSFGGASGTDISFNCDEKQLVSILEQVVTVYQAKTLDFDIENGTADVNKLMSALNVFQQKYPKIQLSFTLPTLPEGLTFQGKEILAAAKKAKLNYQVNIMAMDYGPAYNDDMASYAIAAASALHEQLQTMYPEKQGETLWQQIIITPMIGVNDVNTEQFTLANADTLRKFAETKKLGGLAMWSIARDKPCADKWASPVCSGNHLQTKNYEFVKHFLSLGPKEL; this comes from the coding sequence ATGAATGGTATCTCAATTATGCGAAAGAGTCTCTGCTTGTTGTTAAGTATTTTTTGCACGACAAGCTTGTATGCCAAAGGGGCTTTACCTCTTTTCAGTCCTTATGCGGATATTACAATCAACACCTATTGGGAACCTGAAACCCAAAACATGGAGCCGATGGATCTCGCTACAATTGCAACTGAAAATGGCATCAAAGCCTATCATTTAGCCTTTATTACCGATGGTGGCAGCTGTCAGCCTGCCTGGGGTGGTCAAGCAAATTATAGTCTTGATAGTCAATGGGGCAAGCGACTGACAGATCGCTTAGAACAAAATGGCGTCGATGTGGCTGTGTCTTTTGGTGGAGCAAGTGGAACTGATATTTCTTTTAATTGCGATGAGAAACAATTAGTAAGCATACTTGAGCAAGTCGTAACAGTTTATCAAGCGAAAACCTTGGATTTTGATATTGAAAATGGCACTGCGGATGTTAACAAACTCATGTCAGCATTGAATGTGTTTCAACAAAAATATCCAAAAATCCAATTAAGCTTTACCTTACCTACTTTACCGGAAGGATTAACTTTTCAAGGGAAAGAAATTTTAGCAGCAGCAAAAAAAGCCAAGCTAAATTATCAAGTCAATATTATGGCAATGGATTATGGTCCTGCTTATAACGACGATATGGCCAGCTACGCGATTGCAGCTGCAAGCGCGCTACATGAACAACTACAAACCATGTACCCCGAAAAGCAAGGGGAAACATTATGGCAACAAATCATAATCACCCCAATGATAGGCGTTAATGACGTCAATACAGAACAATTCACTCTGGCAAACGCCGATACGTTAAGAAAGTTTGCTGAGACTAAGAAATTAGGTGGCTTGGCAATGTGGTCTATCGCTAGGGATAAACCCTGTGCTGATAAATGGGCTAGCCCTGTTTGCAGTGGTAATCATTTACAAACGAAAAACTATGAGTTTGTCAAACATTTCTTAAGCTTAGGCCCCAAAGAACTCTGA
- a CDS encoding thiamine pyrophosphate-dependent enzyme: MLDRASVVDEQFINRVKEGNFPTIRSSTLPADVGMDKKTAIELFDSQIKSRLLDLIARQLKEKGLSYYTIGSSGHEGNAVFGKIFRASDMAFLHYRSGAFYLQRAKQVASTDGVRDILLSLVAAAEDPIAGGRHKVFGSVPLTIPPQTSTIASHLPKALGAALSITRAKELAINSKLPVDAVILCSFGDASTNHASAQTTLNACSWIATQPYPLPLVFICEDNGIGISVPTPQTWIETSIKQRPGLHYLSCDGLNIADIYQKAEQAQYIARVKKQPVFLHMKCVRLLGHAGSDIESQYNTQSEIEQRESNDPLLYTAEILHREGWMSLKSMVDLYQDNRALIEAKAMEAIHLPKMTSAKEVMSSIVPKTRNKRAYLPPDEARRKQVFGNSYNQLGMKRNLCQNINFALTDLLMQYPNMVVFGEDVGKKGGVYRVTADLQSRFGQRRVFDSLLDETTILGTAIGLSHNGFLPVPEIQFLAYLHNAEDQLRGEAATLSFFSNGQYQNPMVIRIASLAYQKGFGGHFHNDNSIAVLRDLPGVLVACPSNGPDAAMMLRTCMKLAHQEGRVIVFLEPIALYMTKDLHDTGDNGWLFEYPSIDKTIDVGEVGVHGEGDTVILSYANGYYLSRQAAKVLKEQHNIDVKLVDLRWLSPLPTEAIIREVAKAKRVLIVDEGRRSGSVSEGLMTFLMEHAPNRLKIKRITGDDCFIPLGTAWQYLLPSRDSIIAAVLALHSVKREKERGRLVIS, encoded by the coding sequence ATGCTAGATAGAGCCAGCGTAGTCGATGAACAATTTATTAACCGTGTAAAAGAAGGTAATTTTCCCACCATCAGAAGTTCAACCTTGCCTGCAGATGTAGGTATGGATAAAAAAACTGCAATAGAATTATTCGATTCACAGATCAAATCACGTCTGCTAGACCTTATTGCCCGTCAATTGAAAGAAAAAGGCTTGTCTTATTACACCATCGGCAGTAGCGGTCATGAAGGGAATGCTGTATTCGGCAAGATTTTCAGAGCCAGCGATATGGCTTTTTTGCATTATCGCAGCGGCGCTTTTTACCTGCAGCGGGCAAAACAAGTGGCAAGTACTGATGGTGTTAGAGATATTCTGTTATCTTTAGTTGCCGCGGCTGAGGATCCTATTGCTGGGGGGCGTCACAAGGTATTTGGCAGTGTGCCTTTAACCATCCCTCCACAAACTTCAACCATTGCGTCTCATTTGCCAAAAGCGCTAGGGGCTGCTTTGTCGATTACGCGAGCTAAGGAATTAGCCATCAATAGCAAACTTCCTGTTGATGCGGTTATTTTATGTTCTTTTGGGGATGCATCAACCAATCATGCCAGTGCACAAACCACGTTAAACGCATGTTCCTGGATTGCAACGCAACCCTATCCCTTACCCTTAGTCTTTATTTGTGAGGACAATGGCATTGGCATTTCAGTCCCCACCCCACAAACCTGGATAGAAACCTCGATAAAACAGCGCCCCGGACTGCACTATCTAAGTTGCGATGGTCTAAACATTGCCGACATTTATCAAAAAGCGGAGCAGGCTCAATATATTGCCAGAGTCAAAAAACAACCCGTGTTCTTACACATGAAGTGTGTACGTTTATTGGGGCATGCTGGGTCTGACATTGAATCCCAATACAATACCCAGAGTGAAATTGAGCAAAGAGAGTCAAATGATCCATTACTATATACGGCAGAGATTCTTCATCGTGAAGGATGGATGAGTTTAAAGTCAATGGTTGATTTATATCAGGATAACCGAGCGCTGATTGAGGCGAAGGCGATGGAAGCCATTCATTTGCCCAAAATGACTAGCGCCAAAGAAGTGATGTCATCAATAGTCCCTAAAACACGCAACAAACGTGCTTATTTACCGCCTGATGAAGCCAGACGTAAACAAGTTTTTGGAAACAGTTATAATCAGTTGGGGATGAAACGCAATCTTTGCCAGAATATCAATTTCGCTTTAACCGATTTGCTAATGCAATACCCCAATATGGTGGTATTTGGAGAAGATGTTGGCAAGAAGGGAGGCGTCTATCGTGTTACCGCTGATCTGCAGTCACGTTTTGGCCAACGACGAGTCTTTGATTCTCTACTGGATGAAACAACGATTTTAGGTACGGCTATCGGTTTGTCCCATAATGGTTTCTTACCAGTCCCTGAGATTCAGTTCTTAGCTTATTTGCACAATGCAGAAGATCAATTACGTGGTGAAGCCGCAACCTTATCGTTTTTCTCCAATGGGCAATATCAAAATCCGATGGTTATTCGGATTGCATCGTTGGCCTATCAAAAAGGGTTTGGTGGCCATTTTCACAATGATAACTCGATTGCTGTTCTTCGCGATTTACCTGGTGTATTAGTGGCTTGCCCGTCGAATGGACCTGATGCTGCAATGATGCTTCGTACTTGCATGAAGTTAGCGCATCAAGAAGGTCGCGTCATTGTCTTTTTGGAACCTATAGCTCTCTACATGACAAAAGACCTACATGACACTGGTGATAATGGTTGGCTATTTGAATATCCCTCGATTGATAAGACTATTGATGTCGGTGAAGTGGGCGTTCATGGTGAGGGTGATACAGTTATTTTAAGTTATGCCAACGGATATTATTTATCACGACAAGCGGCTAAAGTTTTAAAAGAACAACATAATATTGATGTAAAACTCGTCGATTTACGCTGGCTGAGTCCATTACCAACAGAGGCAATTATTCGTGAAGTTGCAAAAGCGAAGCGCGTTTTAATTGTTGATGAAGGGCGCCGAAGTGGTTCAGTCAGTGAAGGTTTAATGACTTTTTTAATGGAACATGCGCCTAATCGTTTGAAAATTAAGCGTATTACCGGTGATGATTGTTTTATTCCATTAGGTACCGCTTGGCAGTATTTATTACCCAGCCGAGATTCAATTATTGCAGCCGTTTTGGCCTTGCATTCAGTAAAAAGGGAGAAGGAACGTGGACGACTTGTTATTTCTTGA
- a CDS encoding M15 family metallopeptidase, with amino-acid sequence MMKRYSPLLLSFFAVQSAYALPKGFVYLNQVAPQVIEELRYGTKENFMGRPVPGYLANRCILTLPAAQQLAKAEKAALAMGYTFKVYDCYRPQKAVNAFYTWSQDSGDQKMKSSYYPREDKETLFDKGYIAKASGHSRGSTVDLTLVKLGAKSSSSGTPTACYGKDYNNDNSLNTGTRFDCFDVSAHVDYQNLTSTQKTNRHLLQSLMLRFGFKPYKEEWWHFTLKNEPYPKTYFNFAVK; translated from the coding sequence ATGATGAAACGATATTCTCCACTCTTGTTATCTTTTTTCGCTGTGCAAAGCGCTTACGCCTTGCCAAAAGGATTTGTCTATCTTAATCAAGTTGCCCCACAAGTTATTGAAGAACTACGCTATGGGACTAAAGAAAATTTTATGGGACGACCAGTTCCTGGTTATTTAGCAAATCGTTGCATTTTAACTTTACCCGCTGCTCAACAATTAGCCAAAGCAGAAAAGGCAGCCCTGGCCATGGGATATACCTTTAAGGTTTATGATTGCTACCGCCCACAAAAAGCAGTCAATGCATTTTATACGTGGAGCCAAGATTCAGGCGACCAAAAAATGAAATCCAGTTATTATCCGCGTGAGGACAAAGAAACCCTTTTTGATAAAGGCTATATTGCAAAAGCATCGGGACATAGCCGTGGTAGTACAGTTGACCTCACTCTCGTTAAATTAGGCGCAAAAAGCTCATCCTCAGGGACTCCCACAGCTTGTTATGGAAAGGATTACAATAACGATAATTCCCTCAATACTGGGACTCGCTTTGATTGCTTTGATGTCAGCGCCCACGTTGATTACCAAAATCTAACATCCACGCAAAAAACAAATCGGCATTTGCTGCAAAGCTTAATGCTACGTTTTGGCTTCAAACCTTACAAGGAGGAATGGTGGCACTTCACGCTAAAAAATGAACCTTACCCAAAGACTTATTTTAATTTTGCGGTGAAGTAA
- a CDS encoding site-specific DNA-methyltransferase encodes MQKLKMQTLDITDDNIEKIAAIFPNCITETKKNGGVVRAIDFDQLKQELSKSPIVDGIQERYQLNWPGKHEALILANIPTSKTLRPCREESVDFDNTKNLFIEGDNLDALKLLQASYISKIKMIYIDPPYNTGKDFVYVDNFSLKEKEYCLNSGQVNEIGSRMILNTETNGRFHSDWLSMMYPRLKLARNLLRDDGVIFISIDDNEVNNLKSLCDEIFGNENFINQISVKSKPTAGASGGGEDIRLKKNIEYLLCYCKSKLQFEKFNDVFEKKNLFSYIKEYQEEEKSWKYTRILLSLGEKEFFSEIYDGAGKPIKIYKHDDVQIATISDLSKKEGLPEEDIYIKYFDKIFRDTNAQSSIRERVINATDRNNTF; translated from the coding sequence GTGCAAAAATTGAAGATGCAGACTCTAGACATTACAGACGACAACATTGAGAAAATAGCAGCCATATTCCCTAACTGTATAACTGAAACAAAAAAGAATGGTGGAGTGGTTCGCGCTATTGATTTTGATCAATTAAAACAAGAATTATCAAAATCTCCTATTGTTGATGGTATTCAAGAACGTTATCAACTAAATTGGCCTGGCAAGCATGAAGCATTAATTCTTGCAAATATCCCTACTTCTAAAACGCTTAGGCCGTGCCGTGAAGAAAGTGTAGATTTTGATAATACTAAGAATTTATTTATTGAGGGCGATAACCTGGATGCTTTGAAGTTATTGCAAGCGTCATATATTAGTAAAATTAAAATGATCTATATTGATCCACCATATAATACAGGCAAAGATTTTGTTTATGTGGATAATTTTAGTTTAAAAGAAAAAGAATATTGCTTGAACTCGGGCCAAGTGAATGAAATTGGAAGTCGAATGATATTAAATACTGAGACTAATGGTAGGTTTCATTCTGATTGGTTAAGTATGATGTATCCCCGCTTAAAATTGGCTAGAAATTTACTTCGAGATGATGGAGTGATCTTTATTTCTATAGATGATAATGAGGTAAATAATTTAAAAAGCCTTTGTGATGAAATATTTGGAAACGAGAATTTTATTAATCAAATTTCTGTTAAATCTAAACCAACAGCAGGTGCAAGTGGCGGAGGTGAAGATATTAGGTTGAAAAAAAATATTGAATACTTGTTGTGCTATTGCAAATCGAAATTGCAATTTGAAAAATTCAATGATGTTTTTGAGAAAAAGAATTTATTCTCTTATATCAAAGAGTATCAGGAAGAAGAAAAAAGTTGGAAATATACACGAATCCTGCTCTCGTTGGGTGAGAAAGAATTTTTTTCGGAGATTTATGATGGGGCTGGAAAACCTATAAAAATATATAAACATGATGATGTGCAAATTGCTACCATTTCCGATCTTTCTAAAAAAGAAGGACTACCAGAAGAAGATATATATATAAAATATTTCGATAAAATTTTTCGAGATACAAATGCCCAGAGTTCAATCAGAGAGAGAGTAATTAACGCAACAGATAGAAATAATACTTTTTAG
- the fliK gene encoding flagellar hook-length control protein FliK, with protein sequence MAIDMPNNMPMVRLEPMQELKLTKASTELYVGQILKTVVVKALSENQVLININGQNINARTSHHIDPGELLQVKVVKTEGETILQILRSPPQLNLLNTALMHTLPQQASPTYFLASLAGLASASNLPPAINQQIQHLLASISSLSQLPQHLSQAISYSGIFWENALVNWRKTSSQEFLTRDFKGQCLKLFELINGQLAVIPRLPAKANYYEPDAFPLPSIIPQPQRNLSPISYSGQTVEHILSVLREQTGQTLARVETNQLLHLLNPKGEPYSLVLELPVHTLKGLEVIPLKIEEQRKKSALTASQSNWSISFAIHLSNLGDIQAKIKLNETALDIQINAEKKETVTYLAEQQPVFANLLEPLGLSLNLWNVDFGLLTEEVDISNLHLLDIKI encoded by the coding sequence ATGGCTATTGATATGCCAAACAACATGCCCATGGTAAGGCTTGAGCCCATGCAAGAGTTAAAGCTTACTAAAGCATCCACAGAGCTCTATGTAGGACAAATCTTAAAAACTGTGGTTGTAAAGGCATTGAGTGAAAATCAGGTCCTGATTAATATTAATGGTCAAAATATCAATGCGCGCACCTCACACCATATAGACCCAGGCGAATTGTTACAAGTTAAAGTGGTTAAAACTGAGGGGGAAACCATACTGCAAATTTTGCGTAGTCCCCCGCAATTAAACTTGCTTAACACAGCACTGATGCATACTCTACCTCAGCAAGCATCGCCTACTTACTTTTTGGCAAGTTTGGCAGGTCTTGCCTCTGCATCTAATCTGCCGCCAGCAATTAACCAGCAAATCCAGCATTTGCTCGCTTCAATTTCCTCATTAAGTCAATTACCACAACATCTTTCTCAAGCGATAAGCTACAGCGGCATCTTTTGGGAAAATGCCTTGGTTAATTGGCGTAAAACAAGTTCCCAGGAATTTTTGACCAGAGACTTTAAAGGACAATGCTTAAAATTATTTGAATTAATTAACGGACAACTTGCTGTAATTCCTCGCCTGCCAGCAAAAGCAAACTACTATGAACCCGATGCATTCCCATTGCCAAGCATCATTCCACAACCACAACGGAATTTATCGCCAATTTCTTATTCCGGACAAACTGTTGAACATATTTTATCCGTATTAAGAGAGCAAACAGGGCAGACCTTGGCTCGCGTTGAAACAAACCAGTTGCTGCATTTACTTAATCCTAAAGGAGAACCATACAGTTTAGTGCTGGAATTGCCTGTACATACCCTGAAAGGTTTAGAAGTTATCCCTCTAAAGATTGAGGAACAACGCAAAAAAAGCGCGTTGACGGCAAGCCAGTCGAACTGGTCTATTAGTTTTGCCATTCATCTGAGCAATCTTGGGGATATACAAGCTAAGATTAAATTAAACGAGACAGCCCTTGATATTCAAATCAACGCAGAGAAAAAAGAAACTGTTACTTATCTAGCAGAACAACAACCGGTCTTCGCTAACTTGCTAGAACCTTTAGGATTATCTTTGAATTTATGGAATGTTGATTTTGGTTTACTTACTGAGGAAGTTGATATTAGTAATCTTCATTTATTGGACATAAAAATATGA